In one Massilia endophytica genomic region, the following are encoded:
- a CDS encoding efflux RND transporter periplasmic adaptor subunit translates to MNKQTMKPMAALLLAAFVLPCVGIAVYSPVSNAADKKEEAQKPALTVSVTRPEKTTLPIRLTANGNVAAWQEASIGSESNGLRLTEVRVNVGDVVKKGQVLAVFSADTVNADVAQARAALLEAEATAAEAKANAARARTLESSGALSAQQISQYLTAEQTANARIASARAALNSQQLRLRYTQVVAPDSGVISARSATVGAVVGAGTELFRMVRQGRLEWRAEVTAADLRNIRVGGAARVKAANGSELTGKVRMIAPTVDPQTRSALVYVDLPTDTGANAPFKAGMFATGQFELGESGAFTLPQQSVAVRDGFSYVFRLSQDSRVHQTKIQPGRRIGDRIEVLSGIAADTVVVQSGAGFLNDGDLVAVSNAPRVAPPAGGARASK, encoded by the coding sequence ATGAACAAACAGACTATGAAACCGATGGCCGCCCTCCTGCTGGCCGCTTTCGTGCTGCCCTGCGTGGGCATCGCGGTGTACAGCCCCGTTTCCAATGCCGCGGACAAGAAGGAAGAGGCCCAGAAGCCCGCCCTCACCGTCAGCGTCACCCGCCCTGAAAAGACCACCCTGCCGATCCGCCTGACCGCGAACGGCAACGTCGCCGCGTGGCAGGAGGCCAGCATCGGCAGCGAGTCGAACGGCCTGCGCCTCACCGAAGTGCGGGTGAACGTGGGCGACGTGGTGAAGAAGGGCCAGGTGCTGGCCGTGTTCTCGGCCGATACCGTGAACGCGGACGTGGCGCAGGCGCGAGCAGCGCTGCTGGAAGCGGAAGCCACTGCGGCCGAGGCCAAAGCCAATGCGGCCCGCGCCCGTACGCTGGAATCGAGCGGCGCACTGAGCGCACAGCAGATCAGCCAGTACCTGACCGCAGAGCAGACGGCCAACGCCCGCATCGCATCGGCGCGCGCCGCCCTGAACTCCCAGCAGCTGCGTCTGCGCTACACGCAGGTGGTGGCGCCGGACAGCGGCGTGATTTCCGCGCGCAGCGCCACCGTGGGCGCGGTGGTGGGCGCAGGCACGGAGCTGTTCCGCATGGTGCGCCAGGGACGGCTGGAGTGGCGCGCCGAGGTGACGGCGGCGGACCTGCGCAATATCCGCGTGGGCGGCGCGGCGCGCGTGAAGGCAGCCAACGGCAGCGAGCTGACGGGCAAGGTGCGCATGATCGCGCCGACCGTCGACCCGCAAACCCGCTCCGCCCTGGTCTATGTGGACCTGCCGACCGATACCGGCGCCAATGCGCCCTTCAAGGCAGGCATGTTTGCCACCGGCCAGTTCGAGCTGGGCGAGTCGGGCGCCTTCACCCTGCCGCAGCAGTCCGTCGCCGTGCGCGACGGCTTCAGCTACGTGTTCCGCCTGTCGCAGGATTCGCGCGTGCACCAGACGAAGATCCAGCCTGGCCGCCGCATCGGCGACCGCATCGAGGTCCTGAGCGGCATTGCCGCGGACACGGTCGTGGTGCAGAGCGGCGCAGGCTTCCTCAATGACGGCGACCTCGTTGCAGTAAGCAATGCGCCGCGTGTCGCGCCCCCGGCAGGCGGCGCCCGCGCATCCAAATAA